A window of Bradyrhizobium sp. AZCC 1610 contains these coding sequences:
- a CDS encoding ABC transporter permease, whose amino-acid sequence MRSASEGQRAWASLWVTLLLAILGFLVIYPILMLLLGALTDTNPVVEGISLRHLSVTNFLTVLANPNVAEALANTLIACGGGTLIAVVIGLLFSWIVVRTNTPFKGFIAAASILPLFAPPLVAGVAWAILGSPKTGLINTMFKWMGLDWRVDFYSMWGLVFVFGIYYAPYVYMFTASALRNMDPSLEEAAEISGASAFATLFSVTFPLIMPAIVSGMLLSFIVMLGIYGIPAVLGAPTNLAVLTTYIFKLTNWSPPLYNTAAAVAIILMVVTGLLVFLQQKMLSGRSYTTVAGKAFRPRSLDLGRWRWFTFGLGIVYLLIVVVLPSLALIVAAFRKFMFIRDVASLFDARQYSLMHFYSIFDNPLTMRSIYNTVEVGLITAVVGGALAFAIGYTIHRTQVTGRRWIDVISTLPVAIPGLVVGVAYLWAWIGIPGGLYGTIWILALAFIARFMPDTVKALSTSFLQIHRELEEAAWVCGKGMLGTIRTIVLPLARSGVIASMTLLFVLAIRELGSSLFLYTSNTMVMSVLLLDYYEGGNLGKTAAFSLVQTVLLGVLIGGANWLSRGAAQGSVARTG is encoded by the coding sequence ATGCGTAGCGCCAGTGAGGGGCAGCGCGCGTGGGCCAGCTTGTGGGTCACGCTCCTGCTGGCGATCCTCGGCTTTCTGGTCATCTATCCGATTCTGATGCTGCTGCTCGGCGCGCTCACCGACACCAATCCGGTGGTCGAGGGCATCTCGCTCCGTCACCTCTCGGTCACGAACTTCCTCACCGTGCTGGCGAACCCGAATGTCGCCGAGGCGCTGGCGAATACGCTGATCGCTTGCGGCGGCGGCACCCTGATCGCGGTCGTAATCGGATTATTGTTCTCCTGGATCGTCGTCCGCACCAACACGCCGTTCAAGGGGTTTATCGCGGCCGCCAGCATTCTGCCGTTGTTTGCGCCGCCGCTGGTCGCCGGCGTCGCATGGGCCATTTTGGGGTCTCCAAAGACCGGCCTGATCAACACCATGTTCAAATGGATGGGGTTGGACTGGCGCGTCGATTTCTATTCGATGTGGGGCTTGGTGTTCGTGTTCGGCATCTACTACGCGCCGTATGTCTACATGTTCACCGCTTCAGCGCTGCGCAACATGGATCCGAGCCTGGAAGAGGCCGCCGAGATTTCCGGCGCCAGCGCGTTCGCGACACTGTTCTCGGTAACGTTTCCGCTGATCATGCCCGCGATCGTCTCGGGCATGCTGCTGTCGTTCATCGTCATGCTCGGCATCTACGGCATTCCGGCGGTGCTGGGCGCGCCGACCAATCTTGCCGTGTTGACCACCTATATTTTCAAGCTCACCAACTGGTCGCCGCCGCTCTATAACACGGCGGCCGCGGTCGCGATCATTCTGATGGTCGTCACCGGCCTTCTCGTCTTTCTGCAGCAGAAGATGCTGAGCGGCCGCAGCTACACCACCGTCGCTGGCAAGGCGTTCCGTCCGCGCAGCCTCGATCTCGGGCGCTGGCGCTGGTTCACCTTCGGCCTCGGAATTGTCTACCTGCTGATCGTGGTGGTGCTGCCGTCGCTCGCACTGATCGTTGCCGCATTCCGCAAGTTCATGTTCATCCGCGACGTCGCTAGCCTGTTCGATGCTAGGCAGTATTCACTGATGCATTTCTACAGCATCTTCGACAATCCGCTGACCATGCGCTCGATCTACAACACGGTCGAGGTCGGGCTGATCACCGCCGTGGTCGGCGGCGCGCTCGCCTTCGCCATCGGCTACACCATTCACCGCACCCAGGTGACGGGCCGGCGCTGGATCGACGTGATTTCGACCTTGCCTGTCGCGATCCCCGGCCTCGTGGTCGGCGTCGCCTATCTGTGGGCGTGGATCGGCATTCCCGGCGGTCTCTACGGCACGATCTGGATCCTGGCGCTGGCGTTCATCGCACGCTTCATGCCGGATACGGTCAAGGCGCTGTCGACCTCGTTCCTGCAGATTCATCGCGAGCTCGAGGAAGCGGCCTGGGTCTGCGGCAAGGGCATGCTCGGCACCATCAGGACGATCGTGCTGCCTTTGGCGCGGTCGGGCGTGATCGCGTCGATGACGCTGCTGTTCGTGCTGGCGATCCGCGAACTCGGCTCGTCGCTGTTCCTCTACACCAGCAACACGATGGTGATGTCGGTGTTGCTGCTCGACTATTACGAAGGCGGAAACCTTGGAAAGACCGCCGCGTTCAGCCTGGTGCAAACCGTTCTGCTCGGCGTTCTCATCGGCGGCGCCAACTGGCTGTCGCGCGGTGCGGCGCAGGGCAGTGTCGCCCGAACCGGATAA
- a CDS encoding ABC transporter substrate-binding protein produces MTGRIFTNIVIAGIAAFAFTWSGAARAQEFGSPELIAAAKAEGKLVYYTANFAEVEQQVIKAFNKRFPEIKVEMVRAPGGQLITRVKTEAAAGKLIADVVDHSDRALMQPLADMFQDYAPPNAADYNPDAQIAPQLWPRATLVWSIAYNTELVKNPPKTWMDLTKPEYNKLIGQVIAPSGGTTWTRVMFERQVLGEDYWAKQAATRPVLYPSGAPMSDSLVRGEIAMGPLLYNAIYPKQKDGAPIQIFFPPEGAPVNPYATGIPKTAAHPNAAKLFLNWCLSKEGQTFMIKEFGNLTSLKVPPAYPEGFDPKVVKVWFPKFDEYVKLHSAWVAEWNKTYGYGQ; encoded by the coding sequence ATGACTGGAAGGATCTTCACCAACATTGTAATCGCCGGCATCGCGGCTTTTGCATTTACATGGAGCGGAGCGGCGCGGGCGCAGGAATTCGGTTCGCCCGAATTGATTGCGGCGGCGAAGGCCGAGGGCAAGCTGGTGTACTACACCGCGAACTTCGCCGAGGTCGAACAGCAGGTCATCAAGGCGTTCAACAAGCGTTTCCCCGAGATCAAGGTCGAGATGGTGCGCGCGCCAGGCGGGCAGCTCATCACCCGCGTGAAGACCGAGGCCGCGGCCGGAAAGCTGATCGCCGACGTGGTCGATCATTCCGACCGCGCGCTGATGCAGCCCTTGGCGGACATGTTCCAGGATTACGCGCCGCCGAATGCCGCCGACTACAATCCCGATGCGCAGATCGCGCCCCAGCTCTGGCCGCGCGCCACGCTGGTATGGTCGATCGCCTACAACACCGAGCTGGTCAAGAACCCGCCTAAAACCTGGATGGACCTCACCAAGCCCGAATACAACAAATTGATCGGGCAGGTGATCGCTCCGTCGGGCGGCACCACGTGGACGCGGGTGATGTTCGAGCGCCAGGTGCTCGGCGAGGACTATTGGGCCAAGCAGGCGGCGACCCGTCCGGTGCTGTATCCATCGGGTGCGCCGATGTCGGACTCGCTGGTGCGCGGCGAAATCGCCATGGGGCCTTTGCTTTATAACGCGATTTATCCAAAGCAGAAGGACGGCGCGCCGATCCAGATCTTCTTTCCGCCGGAAGGCGCGCCGGTCAACCCCTATGCCACGGGCATTCCGAAGACCGCCGCGCATCCCAACGCCGCAAAACTGTTTCTGAACTGGTGCCTGTCGAAAGAGGGACAGACGTTCATGATCAAGGAGTTCGGCAATCTCACGTCACTGAAGGTGCCGCCGGCGTATCCGGAAGGCTTCGATCCCAAAGTGGTCAAGGTTTGGTTCCCCAAATTCGACGAGTATGTGAAGCTGCATTCGGCCTGGGTGGCCGAGTGGAACAAGACCTACGGCTACGGGCAATGA